A stretch of the Pelmatolapia mariae isolate MD_Pm_ZW linkage group LG23, Pm_UMD_F_2, whole genome shotgun sequence genome encodes the following:
- the atp1b1b gene encoding sodium/potassium-transporting ATPase subunit beta-1b, protein MPSDKKDDGGWKKFLWNSETGELLGRTGGSWFKITLFYVIFYGCLAGIFIGTIQAMLLTLSEYKPTWQDRVAPPGLTHTPRSDKAEIAFNPRAVETFLPHTKALREFLDKYDESKQKDQMKFEDCGDQPADYKNRGDLDSDVGVRKACRFSRALLGPCSGLEDTEFGFKEGKPCLIVKLNRIVNYRPRPPTSNESIPEEAQPKVQPNVIPIYCTSKKEEDADKIGEIKYYGIGEGFPLQYYPYYGKKLHPQYLQPLVALQFTNLTRNTDLRIECKVFGDNIDYSEKDRYQGRFEIKIQVEES, encoded by the exons ATGCCCTCCGATAAGAAGGACGATGGCGGATGGAAGAAGTTCCTGTGGAATTCGGAGACAGGGGAGCTGCTCGGCCGTACCGGGGGCAGCTGGT tcAAAATTACGCTGTTCTATGTTATATTCTACGGCTGCCTGGCTGGGATCTTCATTGGCACCATCCAAGCAATGCTGCTCACTCTGAGTGAATACAAGCCCACCTGGCAGGACAGAGTTGCACCACCTG GCCTTACACACACCCCACGGTCAGATAAAGCTGAGATTGCCTTCAACCCCAGAGCCGTGGAGACCTTCCTGCCTCACACAAAGGCTCTGAGGGAGTTCCTGGACAAGTACGATGAGAGTAAACAGAAAGACCAGATGAAGTTTGAAGACTGTGGAG ATCAACCTGCAGACTACAAGAACAGGGGTGACTTGGACAGTGATGTGGGAGTCCGAAAGGCCTGTCGCTTCTCCAGGGCCTTGCTGGGACCCTGCTCTGGCTTGGAGGACACAGAGTTTGGTTTCAAGGAGGGCAAACCCTGTTTGATTGTGAAGCTGAACAGAATTGTCAACTACCGCCCACGG CCTCCTACCTCTAACGAGAGTATTCCTGAGGAGGCTCAACCCAAGGTGCAGCCCAACGTGATCCCCATTTACTGCACCAGCAAG AAAGAGGAGGACGCTGATAAGATCGGGGAGATTAAGTACTACGGCATCGGTGAAGGGTTCCCCCTGCAGTATTACCCCTATTACGGCAAGAAGCTGCACCCGCAGTACCTACAGCCACTGGTGGCGCTGCAGTTCACCAACCTGACCCGGAACACTGACCTCCGCATCGAGTGCAAAGTGTTCGGAGATAACATCGACTACAGCGAGAAGGACCGCTACCAGGGACGCTTTGAGATCAAGATCCAGGTTGAAGAATCATGA